A genomic region of Fluviispira vulneris contains the following coding sequences:
- a CDS encoding radical SAM/SPASM domain-containing protein codes for MKHIQEAKNQIEMLWAKGTNYSSDVVQNAKKSNRLLHLDMDLTGECKLKCFYCDRTPDRFNNIPNRIELTTDERINLINQAKELGAETVEFPGAGEPMIDPGFWSIIEHIKSIDMTSVVFTSGYHIDDKNIDRLYENNATIFLKYNHRNHDVQDRMVRVKGYGKKSENALHLLIERGFNRTIPTRMAIDMVVTPSYIDIEEVSDIFRWCRDNNIHSYISTLIPEGLADTKSKILEREKSSHLLKTLAEIDRKEYGLEYKISFPLAGGYRCRQVNVGLFVNLFGEVYDCNGLGRFLGHIKKNSLSEIWNSKFAKKVREPNQNGFCVLRERVWDGVESKGIERKLEEYYNFKLKYGSDEILEKGLDFTGHLGGINTFKNH; via the coding sequence ATGAAACATATTCAAGAAGCAAAAAATCAGATTGAAATGCTTTGGGCCAAAGGTACTAATTACTCATCAGATGTTGTACAAAATGCAAAAAAATCAAATAGACTTCTTCACTTAGATATGGATTTAACAGGAGAATGTAAATTAAAATGTTTTTATTGTGATAGAACACCAGATCGCTTTAATAACATACCAAATAGAATTGAATTAACAACTGATGAAAGAATAAATCTAATCAATCAAGCAAAAGAGCTTGGAGCAGAAACTGTTGAATTTCCTGGGGCAGGGGAACCCATGATCGATCCTGGATTTTGGTCAATAATTGAACATATTAAAAGTATAGATATGACTTCGGTTGTGTTTACAAGTGGATATCATATAGATGATAAAAACATAGATAGATTGTATGAAAATAATGCCACTATTTTCTTAAAATATAATCACAGAAATCATGATGTGCAAGATCGAATGGTTCGGGTTAAAGGTTATGGAAAAAAATCAGAAAACGCTCTTCATTTATTAATTGAAAGAGGTTTTAATCGAACTATACCAACGCGTATGGCAATAGATATGGTAGTCACACCTAGCTACATAGATATTGAAGAAGTAAGCGATATTTTTCGCTGGTGTCGCGATAATAATATCCATAGTTATATTTCAACTTTAATTCCAGAAGGTTTAGCAGATACAAAGAGTAAAATATTAGAGAGAGAAAAAAGTAGCCATTTGTTGAAAACACTCGCAGAAATTGATCGGAAAGAATATGGATTAGAATATAAGATTTCTTTTCCTTTAGCGGGTGGTTATCGATGCAGACAAGTAAATGTTGGGTTATTTGTTAATCTATTTGGTGAAGTTTATGATTGTAATGGTTTAGGAAGATTCTTAGGACATATTAAAAAGAACTCTTTGAGTGAAATTTGGAATTCCAAGTTTGCAAAAAAAGTAAGAGAACCGAATCAAAATGGTTTTTGTGTTTTAAGAGAACGAGTTTGGGATGGTGTTGAGTCAAAAGGAATTGAAAGAAAACTTGAAGAATATTATAATTTTAAATTAAAGTATGGTTCCGATGAAATATTGGAAAAAGGATTAGATTTTACAGGGCATCTTGGCGGGATAAATACTTTTAAAAACCATTAA